The genomic DNA CACAGCGCCCTTTATCTTGGCAAGGTCGGACTCAAGCTCCTTTACCGATGCATAACGCTTGTCCACCTTGATATTCGTCGCCTTTGACACGATGGAGTTCCACAGGGGCGAGACATCGTTCCTCAGATCGGCCACCTTGGGGAGGATCAGGGGGGCTTTTGTGGGGTCCTTTCCCGTGAGCATCTGGAAGATGATCATGCCGACGGAGTAAATATCGGACCGCGCGTCAGACTGGCCCTTGCCGAAGGCCTGCTCGGGGGGGCTGTAGCCGCGCGTGGAATGAATTACCGTGTCCTTGATCTTGTCGGCCTTGAAGGTCCTTGCCTGCTCGAACTTGGTGAGGAAGATGTTGTTCTTGTCATCATAGAAAATGGACTTGGGCTGCAGATCCCTGTAAATCACCGGCGGTGTCTGGGCGTGGAGATAGTCCAGGATGGGGAGGAGCCGGTCAAGAAAATCCAGGACCTCATCTTCATGAAGTTTCGCTTCATCGATGAGCCGCTCCGCGAGAGGGGTGCCCTCTATATACTTGGTGATGATGACGCTCTCTTCAGTGTCGCTGACGCTTTCGAGGAAGACGGGAAGCCCGGGATGGGTGAGCCTCTGAAGGAGACCGACTTCCTTGAAGACAAAATGCTGCGACTGCTCAAGAAGCTCGGGGTGCTCGGTGTCTATGGGAATAACCCTGATATGTACCGCTTCCTCTGTCTTGAGATCCTTTCCCAGGAAGGATGATTCGAATTCGCCGCCGGGGATTTCCTTTTCCACGCGGTAACGATCCTGATATACTCTGTTCAGATATTTTTCGGACATTACCTCACCTCATCTGCCATGAAAGCCCGCCGCCCGAGGCAGGATATTTCATATTGTGATAGACCTATCTACTGATCTAATGAGAATTCTTCAAAGAGGTATTTGCTCCTTCTAAAATTGAAAATTACTCACCCGGGGAACTTTCGCAAAAAATGACAGGTTCTCCGTTGACATTATAAGATTACGGTGGTACAATCTTCTTGATAGTGAGACGGCAGGGATGCCGCTCAGCGGAAAATACCACGCAACGGGGTGATATATGGACAGAGTGACTCCGGTTAATACTCCCTCCGTGCCTGTTGAAAAGAATTACAGGGCCCTTGAGGCTTCTCTTCCCGCTGAAGAACGCAGTGAGCAGGACAAGATTGAACTGTCAGGCGGAGAGAGCCAGGGCTACCGGGAGCATATGAAAAGCCCCCCGCCCACGGCGGGGAAGGGAAATGCCGAAATCAATGCCATTGATGACAGGATGAAGGGCGGTATCGCCGGGACCGTGGCGGTGCTCGGCTACGAAATGTCCGGCGCCGGCACCTATATCCATGAAACAGCCCATAAGCAAATGGTGGAGCACCTTTACCGGAATGCCCAGGTCACCGTGCAGGTTGACGGCCTTGATAACCTGAAGAGTTTTTTCAAGGAGCCGACGGCAGCAAATCTTGGCCATATTTTTTCGGGGTATGACGCAAACAAGGACGGCGCCGCCGGTGTTACCCACTATACCTACGGAGATGGTCCCAGTGAGCTCGGCACAAAGCTCGGCCCGAACGGGAGCAGGGCAGCCATATCGGCAGCAGGCTGCGTCTCCACCCTTATACCTGACATTGCCGCCTTTGCTGCCGGCTTCAAGCTGAGAAAAGAGCATCCTGTAGCGGGGTACACCCTTATGACCCTCTCGGGGGTGCATCACTTTGCAAATTCCATGTACCCCATCGATGCCGTGCTTCCAGGCCCCAAGTCACCTGGCCATGACTGGGTGAGCTTTTCCCAGGCTACCGGCATTCACCCTGCACTTACCGGCGCAGTTTTTGCCCTTTCACTCCCCGCGCTGGGAGTGGGGATGTACATGCTTGAGAAACGGAGGGAGGAAAAGGCAAAAGACCACGAGGCCCTTGCCCACCTTATTGCGTCTGGTGCCCTTCCCCGCGAAACGCTTGATGCCCGCCTTGAAGCCTATCCCCGGAAGGATAAGATCGATAAGCTTGAGGGGGAGCTCCACAGCCTTGTCACCAGGAAAGACAGCCTCGCTGAGAAGGGATTCAACAAGGAATTCCACTCTCTCCAGAGGAAGCTTGAGAAAGAGTACGAAAGATTCAGCGGGGGCCTTATTGACGAGTTCAGGAACAGGGTCGATGAAGAGAAGACCCGTATGAATGAGAAAAAGGACACTCCTCTTGCCAAGGTGCTCAGCGACAGCCTTGTCATGGTGAAAGATGC from Candidatus Eremiobacterota bacterium includes the following:
- a CDS encoding serine/threonine-protein kinase; this encodes MSEKYLNRVYQDRYRVEKEIPGGEFESSFLGKDLKTEEAVHIRVIPIDTEHPELLEQSQHFVFKEVGLLQRLTHPGLPVFLESVSDTEESVIITKYIEGTPLAERLIDEAKLHEDEVLDFLDRLLPILDYLHAQTPPVIYRDLQPKSIFYDDKNNIFLTKFEQARTFKADKIKDTVIHSTRGYSPPEQAFGKGQSDARSDIYSVGMIIFQMLTGKDPTKAPLILPKVADLRNDVSPLWNSIVSKATNIKVDKRYASVKELESDLAKIKGAVAPPVQEAEKKEEKPAAEPAPAPAKKKIAIGMEEPVKPEPVKAEEPRKEEPKPEPVKAEAPKKEEPKPEPVKAEAPKKEEPRPEPVKAEAPKKEEPRPEP